The Bradyrhizobium sp. B097 genome contains the following window.
GTTCTGGAATTCCGCCAGCGCCATTTCGGCGGCGTTGCGCATCGACTGGGCGGCGAGGCCGGCATTGCCGGACGCCGACAGCGGCAGGATCAGCCCGATCTTGACCTGCCCGGTGCCGACCGCCTGCGGCTGCTGCTGCGGGCCGGCGGGGCCGGCTTCCTGGTTGCCGCCGAACGGGCTGGAAAATTGACTGAGGCTTTGCTGGACGCCGGAACATGCCGATAGCAGCGGCGCGCCCACGAGTAGGCCAAGCGCGGTCCGCCGGGTCGTGCCCGACGGCGGGGACGTGCGGTGATGCGGGCCTTCCATCGTCTCTCTTCTCTTGGCCGACCGTGATCGGCCAGGACTCCATCCGGCTCTGATGAGGCGGGTGGATTCAGGCATATTGTCGGCGAATAGTTAACTAAAACAAAAGGATTATGGCCCCGCGACGCCCTTGCCGCGGCCTCCATTTCCCCTCCCCTCGGGCAACGTTCACCGCCATTTGCGGATGTGGCGCAAGCGCGGCCATCCCTCTAGATTGGCATTATGCGCGCAAAAGCCAGTTCCCTCCACCATTCGGATGCCTCGACGGGCGCTGCCGCCAAAACCTTTTCGATCGGCGGCCAGCAGCTTGCTGCGCCAAAGGCCAGGCCCGGGCTGCATCTGGTCGCGACCCCGATCGGCAATCTCGGCGACATCACCCTGCGCGCGCTGGAGACGCTGGCGGGCGTCGACGTCATCGCCTGCGAGGACACCAGGATCACGCGCCGGCTGACCGAGCGTTACGCGATCACCGCCGAGCTGGCGCTCTACCACGAGCACAACGCGGCGCAGGCCCGGCCCAAGATCCTCGAGCGGCTGGCGCAAGGTGCTGCCATCGCACTGGTCTCGGATGCCGGCACGCCGCTGATCTCCGATCCCGGCTTCAAGCTGGTGCGCGAGGTCTGCGCCGCCGGGCATGCGGTCATCGCGGTGCCGGGACCGTCATCAGTGCTGACCGCGCTGTCGGTTGCGGCGCTGCCGACCGACCGCTTCTACTTCGAGGGATTTTTGCCGGCGAAGGAGCACGCGCGCCGCGCGCGGCTCACCGAGCTCGCCCGGATCGATTCGACGCTGGTGATGTTCGAATCCGGCAATCGCGTGCAGGACACGCTGCGCGATCTCGCCG
Protein-coding sequences here:
- the rsmI gene encoding 16S rRNA (cytidine(1402)-2'-O)-methyltransferase is translated as MRAKASSLHHSDASTGAAAKTFSIGGQQLAAPKARPGLHLVATPIGNLGDITLRALETLAGVDVIACEDTRITRRLTERYAITAELALYHEHNAAQARPKILERLAQGAAIALVSDAGTPLISDPGFKLVREVCAAGHAVIAVPGPSSVLTALSVAALPTDRFYFEGFLPAKEHARRARLTELARIDSTLVMFESGNRVQDTLRDLAAIMAGRDAAICRELTKLHEEVKRAPVGELAASADALETRGEFVLVIGPPPDDAGVMGQDALDDLLRVQLARGSVKDAVAHAVELSGRSRREVYARALELAKTIGDADGED